A genomic window from Shewanella vesiculosa includes:
- a CDS encoding outer membrane protein assembly factor BamE yields the protein MINKKQSLTLVSAVALSLSLSGCSVFDWLIYKPDVPQGNYMETQQVEKLRVDMTKAQAEYILGRPVLRDSFSDDTWYYVYHFKSGRDASITHKELIIHFNGDTISSVSGDYDLSKEFNTPLEQSSLPSVNDPDMKPLLPEIRPDAKPLVEEQRPALKNQAENDNTPT from the coding sequence ATGATAAACAAAAAACAAAGTCTTACCCTTGTAAGCGCAGTAGCGCTTTCATTATCTCTTAGCGGATGCAGTGTATTTGACTGGTTAATATATAAACCAGATGTGCCACAAGGCAACTACATGGAAACACAACAAGTCGAAAAACTTCGTGTCGACATGACTAAAGCACAAGCAGAATATATTTTAGGTCGCCCAGTATTACGCGACAGCTTCTCTGATGACACTTGGTACTATGTCTATCATTTCAAAAGTGGTCGAGATGCTAGCATTACTCATAAAGAGTTGATCATTCACTTTAATGGCGACACAATTTCCAGTGTTAGCGGCGATTACGATCTCAGTAAAGAATTTAATACTCCGCTGGAACAAAGCTCATTGCCGTCCGTTAACGACCCAGATATGAAGCCTTTACTACCTGAAATTCGCCCAGATGCAAAACCGTTAGTTGAAGAACAACGTCCGGCATTAAAGAACCAGGCAGAAAATGATAATACACCAACATAA
- a CDS encoding RnfH family protein, producing the protein MMNETEKFSVDVIYALPKQQKIISVMVSPGTTFIEAVKQSDMVKFFPDINLEEVKLGVFSRQAKHDEVLVPGQRVEIYRPLIADPKDVRRKRAEKAKDEGRINKITGAKVN; encoded by the coding sequence GTGATGAATGAAACAGAAAAGTTTTCGGTAGATGTTATTTATGCATTACCAAAACAGCAGAAAATTATTTCGGTGATGGTGTCTCCAGGAACCACATTTATTGAAGCCGTTAAGCAAAGTGATATGGTTAAATTTTTTCCAGATATTAACCTTGAAGAAGTTAAGCTTGGGGTGTTTAGCCGCCAGGCCAAACATGATGAGGTGCTTGTTCCTGGGCAGCGTGTTGAAATATATCGCCCACTAATTGCCGATCCTAAAGATGTTCGCCGTAAGCGTGCCGAAAAAGCTAAAGATGAAGGTCGTATTAATAAAATAACCGGTGCTAAAGTTAACTAA